CGAGTTCCTCGCCGATCTCCGACTGGGTCATGCCCGCGACGAAGCGCAGCGAGAGGATCGTGCGGTCCCGGGACGGCAGTTCGGCGATCAGGGGCTTCAGGGACTCGACGTACTCGATGCCCTCGATCCCGTGGTCCTCGTAGCCGATCCGGTCGGCCAGCGCGCCCTCGGAGTCGTCCTCCTCGGGCTGGGCGTCCAGGGAGGAGGCGGTGTAGGCGTTGGACGCGGCCATGCCTTCCACGACCTCGTCCCGCGACAGTCCGAGGCGCTCGGCGAGCTCGGCCACGGTGGGGGCGCGGTCGAGCTGCTGGGCCAGTTCGTCGCCGGCCTTGGCGAGGTCGAGCCGGAGTTCCTGCAGGCGCCGCGGCACCCGCACCGACCAGGACGTGTCCCGGAAGAAGCGCTTGATCTCGCCCACGATGGTTGGCATCGCGAAAGTGGGGAACTCCACTCCGCGACTCAGTTCGAAGCGGTCGATCGCCTTGATCAGGCCGATGGTGCCGACCTGGATGATGTCCTCCATCGGCTCACTGCGGGAGCGGAACCGGGAGGCGGCGAACTTGACCAGGGCGAGGTTCAGTTCGACGAGCGTGTTGCGGACGTACGAATACTCGTGCGTGCCCTCCTCCAGCGACTCCAGCCGCGCGAAGAGGGTCTTGGAGAGGGCTCGCGCATCCACGGCTCCCACCTCTTCGAAGGGCGGGATCTCCGGAAGCCCGGCGAGCACATCGCCTTCGCTGTCCTGCTCGATGGGATTCAGATGTTCCGGGGGGGATGTCGACGTCGCCTGATGGGTATGCGAGGCGTCGAGCCGGGGTGACATGATGTCCTCCATCGTTCTCGGCATATGGCTGCCGGAGCCAGTTCGTGCACTGCGGTGTGCGGCGCCTCCAAAGCCGGCCGTGTCGAGTTCGTGTCTCTACTAGCCCTACCCGGTTTCCCGACACGACCGCAAGTGTGTTCTGTGCGGTTATGTCCGTTTGCGTGCGATTGTTCGGGTGTCGGAGGGTGTGGAGAAGGCGTAGTGTTCGAGGGCGTCATCAGCAGCCACGACGTCGGGAGAGAGAGACGGCATGGACCGCGGGACGGTCGGCAGCGCACAGTCTGGCCGGCTTCTGGTTGAGGTGCGGCAAGAGGGCTCCAGTGCCGTCGTGACTCCAGCAGGTGAGTTGGATCACCACACGGCCGATTTGTTGCGTGAGCCACTCGAGGAGTGCCTCGCCAAAGGAAAGAGCCGGCTGGTCGTCGACTGCACACGGCTGGAGTTCTGTGACTCCACCGGACTGAATGTGCTGCTGGGGGCACGGCTGAAGGCCGAGGCGGCGGGGGGTGGCGTACATCTTGCGGGCATGCTGCCGGTCGTGGCGCGGGTCTTCGAGATCACGGGGGCCGATGCGGTCTTCGCCGTGCACGACACGCTGGACGAGGCCCTGGCTGACGAGACCGACGACTGAGACGCGCGCCGGGTGGTGGCCTGTGGGCCCCCGCTCGTACCCGTTCGTCCCGGCCGACCGGCACTCATCGGGTGTCACACCGCGCGTGCCGGACATACGTCCCGAATAGAGGGGTGTTCCACCGGTCCGCTCGGGCAGGAGACATCCGTACTGACTGTTCGGTGAGCGACCATGCAGTGACGTTTTGAATCGTGAACCGGTGAATCGGTGAGGTGAAGCGCTGATGAGCACCACCCGGCCCTACCCGCCGGGCGACCGTGACCCGGAGCCCGACGCTTCCGCCGAGGTGCCGGAAGGGCAGCAGATCCGTCGGCTGAGCTTCGACGGTGCGAGTGCCGTCGTTCCGCTCGCGCGCGACTTCACCCGGGAGGCGTTGTACGCGTGGGGCTGGCTGCCGGCCGCGACGGCGGACCAGCGGGCGGCCGCGGAGGACGTCCTGCTCGTGGTGTCGGAGCTGGTGACCAACGCGTGCCTGCACGCCGAGGGGCCGGACCGGTTGTGGATCTCCTGCGACCGCAAGGTCATCCGGGTCGAGGTCTCCGACAAGGGCGCGGGCCAGCCGGCCCCCCGCTCCCCGCACCGGGCCGGACGGCCCGGGGGGCACGGGATGTTCATCGTGCAGCGCCTCTGCCTCGACTGGGGAGTCGTACGCAGCCCGGGCGAGGCCGGCAAGACGGTCTGGGCGGAACTGGGCGCCCCGGCCTGACCCCGGCGTGCCCTGACCCCGCACCGGCCTGACCCGTGCGCGGTCGGCGCCGTCGCACCCGCCGCAGCTCACCTGCCCTCAACGCTCACCCCACCCCGACGGCCGCGACACGAACCACCGGGCCACCTTCACCGCCTCACCGGACCTGCCGGCCCGGTCGCCGCGCGGCTTTCGGCCGCTTGGCCCACCCGGCCATCCCGCGTTCACCTTGCTCGCCTGCCGGCCCGCAGCCGGGCTGGACCCGGCCTACCTCCCCCGCCCAGCACGCACCCCGGTCGGCGTTCGGCCCGCGCGGCCGCTCGCCCGCCCCGGGTGCGCCTCCGCTCACGCGTCCGGGTCCCCCGGCCATCGCCCGTCCGCTCGCCCCGGTCGGTGGTCAACCCGCTCGGCCGCTCGGCTGCCGCGTTCCCCCAGCTCACCCAGTCGGCAACTGCCCTCGCCCCGCCCGCTCGCCCTGGTCGGCGTGCATCCCGCTCGGCCGCTCGGCGTTCGCCTCCCCTCACCCGCTCGTCGCGCAGCCCCGCTCGGCCGTTCGCCCCACCCGGGCGCTCTGCCTTTCCCCTCGGCTCACCCACTGGGCACCCGCCCCCACCCCACGAGCCCAGACCCTCGGCGTCACTCCCGCTCGCCCCCGGCCCACACCCTTGGCTCACCCACCCGGCTGCCCCGCGCTCACCCCGCCCCGCCCCCTCTCCCCGCCCCCCAAGCCGTCCCCCACAGTTCCGACACTTCCTTTCTCTTCCTTCCTCCGGTGGCCCGGCGTACCTTGACGGCCGATCTGATGTGCCGTCAGGAAACGAGTAAGGGGAGCGGAACCGTGTCGTACCCGAAACGAACCGCCGCGCTCGCGTCCGTCGCGGCTCTGGCCGGCTCGGCGGTGCTGATGACCGCCCCCGCTGCCCGTGCCGAGGTCGTGAACGTCAACTACCAGTGCAAGACGCCGATCGGCGACAAGAGCGCCGTCTCGCCCATCGACATCAAGGGCGTCAAGAGCGGCGGCGGATACAAGATCACCATGTCCTGGCAGAAGGGCGTCTCCTCCAGCCCGGTCGACCTCGGCAAGGGCGCGATGAACCCGAGCGCCACCATCAGGCTCGGCGGCGCGGACAGCGGCACGATGAACGTGACGGGCCCGGCCAACCAGGCCGTCGTCCCCGCCAACACGCCCATCAAGATCAACGACCTGACCGGGACGTACACCCCGAAGAAGTCCGGCAAGGTCACCTTCACCGCGGGCGTCCTCACCATCAAGGCGCTCGGTACGACCACCACCTGCACGCCGACCAACAGCCCCGGCGCCTCGCTCACCCTGGACGTCACCGCCGCCTCCGGCTCCACCGGCGGTACCGGTTCCACCGACGGCGGCACCCAGAGCGACAGCGGCACCGGCGCAGCCCTCCCGCAGACCGGCCCCGAGGACTCCGCGATCGCCCTCGGCACGCTCGGCGGCACCGTGCTGCTCGCGGGCGCGGCGGGCGCGTTGTGGCTCACCCGGCGCAACCAGGCGGCCCGCGCGCACCGCTGACCCCGCCACGCGGCCGCCCCGGGGTCATCGCCCCCCGGCCACCGCCTCCCGACGAGGCGCCGCGCGCCGCCCCTCCCTCGCTGGAGCCGCCCATGCCGTCGCCCGTCGCCCGGGTCCTGCCCCTGGCCCTCTCCCTGCCCCTGCTGGTCCTGCTGGGGCCCGCCCCCGTGGCCCGCGCCGCCGACGGATGGTCCCTCGCGCCCACCGGGGGTGGCCGGCCCGCCTGCTACGCCGAGGGCGCGCCCGGGACGGCCGTCCAGGACACGGTGTCCGTGACCAACCGGGGCAGCCGGCCGGTCACCGTACGGCTGTCCGGCGCCACCTTCGCGCGCGCCTCCGTCCGGGTCCCGCCCCGCACCCGCGCCGACGTCCCCTTCACGGTGACCGTCCCGGACCGCGACCGCAGCACCCGGATCGTCGCGCGGGACGACACCGGCGGCACCCGGAGCGTCCCGCTCCACCTCCGCTCGACCGCCCCCGAACTGACCGCGCTGACCGTCGAGCACGTCTCGGTCCACGCCGACCGCATCACCTACGACCTCGTCAACCGCGGTACGACCCCGCTCACCCCGCGAGTCGCCGTGCGCGCCGACGGCGTCCTCGGCACCCTCCTCGACCGCGCCCCCCGCACCCTGCCCGTCCGGCTCCCGCCCGGTGAACGCCTGAAGCTCACCGAGCCGTGGCCGGACCCACCCGCCCTGGACGCGGTCGACGTCCGGCTCACGGTGACCGCGGCCGGCGGTGCCCACGACACGGCCGGCGCGTCCGCGCGGTTCGTGCCCTGGAACGGGGTCGCGGGGACCGCGGCGGCGCTGGCGGCCGGGGGCGCCTGCTTCGTCGTACGGCATCGAAGGCGTCGTACGACCGACCGCGCGCCCGCCGAAGTCCCGCGCGGGGAAGCCGAGTTGACGGGAGCGACGACGTGAACCGGAAGCTTCGGGCCGCGGTCCTCGTGGCGGTGCTCGCGCTGCTGCTCGCGCCCCTCGCCGGAACCGGGGCCGAAACCGCGACCGCGGCCGACCGGCCGAGTGTGAAGCTGTCCAAGTCCCAGGCGGGGACCGGGGGTTCGATCACCGTGAGCGGCAGCGGCTGGCGGGAGCGGACGCTGCTGATGATCCTGATCTGCGGACAGGCCGTGCCCTCGCGCGGGGTGCCCGGGGGCACCAACTCCTGTGCCAACGCGGACGGCCGGGCCGTCACCACCGACGCGAAGGGCGGCTTCAGCAGGAAACTGCCCGTGTCCGAGCCGCCGGTGCCCTGCCCCTGCGTGGTGCACGTGGCCACGGTGACCGGTGCCAAGGCCGAGGCCGACGCGATCTTCCAGGTGGCCGGGCACGCCGTGGAGCCGCTGCCCGCGGACACCTCCGGCGGGCGGCTGTCCGTCCTCACCGACACCGGCCTGGACGGCTCCAGCGGCCTGCTGACCTGGTTCGGGGCACCTCCCGCCCGCACCCTCGTCTTCACCGTCGGCAACGTCGGCACCTCCGACGTCAAGAACCCCGTCTTCCAAGTCGGCACCTCCCACGGCGTGTTCGCCCCGCAGTGGGACGAACAGCAGTGGCGCGGCACGATCAGGCCCGGCGGCAAGGCGCGGATCGAACTGCCCGTCGAGCTCTCGGGCGGGGCGCACGGCGACTACACCGTGTCCCTGAAGTACGGCGGCAAGGTGCTCGCCGAGCAGCCCTGGGGCGTGGGCCGGCCCTGGGGCGTGACGCTGTTCTGGATCCTGGTCTGCCTGGTCGTGCCGGCGGCACTGTTCCGCATCGGCATGGCCGTCGTGGACCGGCTGCGGCCGCGGCCCGCCGGAGGGATCCGGCACCGCGGTCTGCGCCTGCCCGAACTCGCCCTGCGCCTGCCGGGGTTCAAGCCCTCCACGGCCGCGCACGCGGCGCCCCCCGCTTCCACCCTGCCGTGGTTCACCCCGGACGCCGATCCGGGCACGGCCGGTGGTCGGCTCTCCGCACCGCACGACGACAGCCCGACGAGTCCCACGACTCCCACCAGAGAGGGATCCACGTGACATTGCGAAGGAGAGTCCCACCGGCCGGCGGGCCGAGAAGAGCGGGCGCGGCCGGTGCGGCCCTCGCGCTGGTCGGGGCGGGCGTGGTGCTCGGCCTCGCCGCCGGGCCGGCCCAGGCCGCGGAGGTGTCGTTCGCGACCCGCTGTGTGCCGCCCGCGGGCATCGGACTCGACCCCGTCGAGGGCACCACCAAGGTCGAGATCACCGCGCCGGCGACGGCGAAGGTCGGCGACGAGATCGACGTGGTGTGGAAGTTCACCCAGGCCGCGTCGAAGAACCCGAACATCATCGACCTGCCCGCGAACTCGGTCCAGCCGACGGGCACGCTGAAGGCCGCCGGTGCGCAGAGCGTCGACATCGCCATGACCGGGCCGCGCGAGAACCCCGCCATCCCCAAGGGCGGCGACATGGTGCTGTCCGATATGAAGGGCACCCTGAAGCTGACGGCGGCCGGGGAGCTCACGCTGACACCGGGCGCGTACACGGTGAACGCGATGGGCACGAACACGGTGTGCACGCCGACGGCGACCGTGCCGACGGCGGCGACGCTGACCGTGGCGGCGGGCGACGGGACCTCGACGCCCACCCCGGACCCGACGGACACCGGCACCCCCACCCCGACGCCCACCGACACCGGGAGCCCGGATCCCAGCCCCACGCCCAGCGACACGGAGTCCTCGGACGACGGCCAGACCGACTTCACCGGCAAGGCGGTCGCCATCCCCTACACCTGCCAGTCACCCCTCGGCGAGAAGAAGGCGACCTCCGAGATCCAGATCAACGCCAAGAAGGACGGCGGTAGTTACGGCATCACCGTGCAGTTCAAGAACTCCCCGATGGACAGCCCGGCCGACATCCCCGCGGACTCCGTGAAGCCCTCCATGGAGGTCACCCTGGGCGGCGCCGACAGCGGCTCGGTCCATGTCGAGGGGCCCACCAACTCCGCGCCCATCAAGTCCGGCGACCCGATCGAGATCCCCGACATGACGGGCACGTACAAGCCGGGGGCGACGGGGGAGTCGACGCTGTCGCCGGGTGTCCTGACGATCAAGGCCCTGGGTACGACGACCACCTGCAAGCCGGACAAGACGGAGGCCTCCCTCACCCTCACCACGGAGGAACAGGAGGGCGGCGCGTCCGGCGGGACTTCAGGCTCGGGCGGCACATCAGGCACCGGCGGCTCCTCGACGAGCGGCGGCCTGGCGGCGACGGGCGCCGACGACCACGCGGCCCTGAAGGCACTGGGTCTGGTGGCGGGCACGGCGGTACTGCTGGGAGGTGCGGTGTTCACGTTCATGCCTGGGAGAAGAGCGCGCTGAGCCACTCAGGGGCGCGGGGAACCGCGCACAGCACACGAAACGACGGGGCCGCCGGAACCCACCTGGATTCCAACGGCCCCGTCGTTTCAGCCCCGCGTCAGCGCACATCCCCCATGAGAGACTTCACCTTCCGCCGGTACATCCACACGGCGAACCCCGCGAGAACGGCGAGCGCCGCCTCACCGAAGACGGCCGCCGTCCCGCTGAGATCGACCCCGGCGATCGCCGGGTTGGACAGCAGGCTGGTGATCGAGTCGCCCGCGGTCACCGCGAGGAACCAGACACCCATCATCTGCGAGGCGTACTTCGCGGGAGCCATCTTCGTGGTCACCGACAGACCCACCGGGGACAGGCACAGCTCACCCACGGTCTGGATGAAGTAGATGCCGACCAGCCACATCGGGCTGACCGCGGTGCCGTTCGCCGCCATGGCGATCGGAATGAGGAAGAAGAAGAACGAGACACCGATCAGGACCAGGCCCATCGAGAACTTCACGATGGTGCTGGGCTCCTTGCCCTTGCGGTTCAGCCACACCCACAGCCAGGCGAAGACCGGGGCCAGCGCCATGATGAACAGCGGGTTCAGCGACTGGTACCAGGAGGTCGGGAAGTCGAAGCCGAGCAGCGAGCCCGCGGTCTTCTGGTCGTTCGAGCCGAACGCCTGGACGGTGGACGCGCCCTGGTCGTAGATCATCCAGAACACGGCGGCCGCGACGAAGAACCAGATGTAGCCGGACATCTTCGACTGCTCGCCGGCCGTCAGCTCCTTGTCCCGCTTGATGCGCAGCAGCACACCCGCGGGGACGACCAGACCGATGACGGTGAGCGGGATCATCGCCCAGTTCAGCGTGAAGTGGCCGGTGAAGCCGACGACGCCGTAGAACACGGTCGCGGCGATCACCCAGAACAGGCCCTTGCGCAGCCAGGCCGCGCGCTCCTCGGCCGCCAGCGGCTTGGGGACGACGCTGCTCTGCGGGCTCAGGCTGCGGGTGCCGATCAGGAACGCGGCCAGACCGACCGCCATGCCGACCGCGGCCATGCCGAAGCCGAGGTGCCAGCTGACCTCCTGGCCGACGGTGCCGATGGCCAGCGGGGCGAAGAACGCACCGGCGTTGATGCCCATGTAGAAGATCGTGAAGCCGCCGTCGCGGCGCGGGTCGTCCGGGCCGTCGTAGAGGTGGCCGACCATCGTGGAGATGTTGGCCTTGAGGAGGCCGGAACCGGCCGCGACCAGCGCCAGGCCCGCGAAGAACGGCGCCTGGCCGCCGGGCAGCGCCAGCGTGATGTGACCGGCCATGATCGTGACGGCCGCGATGGCCACCGTCTTGCGGGGGCCCCAGACGCGGTCGCCGAGCCAGCCGCCGGGCATGGCGAGCAGGTAGACCATCGCCGAGTAGACGGAGACGATCACGGTGGTGGTCGCCAGGTCCATCGCGAGGCCGCCGCCCATGCTGCCCTTCCCGGCGTCGGGGCCGCCGGAGAGCAGGTAGACGGTGAGCAGGGCCTTCATGCCGTAGTAGGAGAACCTCTCCCACATCTCGGTCAAGAAGAGAGTGGCCAGTCCGCGGGGGTGGCCGAAGAAGGCTTTGTCGGAACCGGGGGTGCCCGGTGTCACCGAGTCCTTCGTCAGGCTGGACGCCATGGTCGTTCCTTGCTGGTGGGGGTTACCGCACACAAAAGAGACCTTTGGCGACAGATGCGCGCCAAAGGTCCCCACGTTGCGACAGGCTTCGAGTCACCATACGGCAGGACAGTGCCGGAAATGGAAGGACTTGAGAGCTGAATCACAGGTGACGATGGAACCGTACACCTGGTTTCTAAGGTCCCTACACGATTGGCACCCCACACTCACAGGTTCGCCTCAGAATCGTGAAAGGTAAGAATCACGGGGTTGCGATCACACCCCAGCATCTGTCAAGAGCGGTCTACCATCAGCTCATGACCCGTGTACTGCTCGCCGAGGACGATGCGTCCATTTCGGAGCCGCTGGCCCGCGCCCTGCGCCGGGAAGGGTACGAGGTCGAGGTGCGTGAGGACGGCCCCACCGCACTCGACGCCGGAATGCAGGGCGGTATCGACCTGGTCGTCCTCGACCTGGGTCTGCCCGGCATGGACGGCCTCGAGGTGGCCCGCCGACTGCGTGCCGAGGGCCACGCCGTACCGATCCTCATCCTGACCGCACGGGCCGACGAGGTGGACACCGTCGTCGGTCTCGACGCGGGCGCCGACGACTACGTCACCAAGCCCTTCCGGCTCGCCGAGCTGCTGGCCCGGGTCCGGGCCCTGCTGCGGCGCGGCGCGGCCGAGCCGGCCCAGCCGCCCGCCACCCACGGGGTGCGGATCGACGTCGAGTCGCACCGGGCGTGGATGGGCGACGAGGAACTCCAGCTCACCGCCAAGGAGTTCGACCTGCTGCGGGTGCTGGTGCGGGACGCCGGCCGGGTGGTGACCAGGGACCAGCTGATGCGCGAGGTCTGGGACACCACGTGGTGGTCCTCGACCAAGACGCTGGACATGCACATCTCGTGGCTGCGCAAGAAGCTGGGCGACGACGCGGCCAACCCGCGGTACATCGCCACCGTGCGTGGTGTCGGGTTCCGGTTCGAGAAGAGCTGAACCCCGGGTCCCCGTCTAGCAGGTAAGAGGTCATGCGCCGTCGACTGATCCAGTCCACGCTCGCCGTAGTGCTCGTGGTGATCGCCGTCTTCGGCGTCTCCCTCGTCATCGTCGAGACCCGCACCATCAGCAACAGTGCCCAGGAGCGGGTCGACTCCGAGGCGATCCGGCTGGCCGGGATCGTGGACAGCCGGCTGTTCGCCGCGGAGGACGTGACCGCGGAGATCCTGCGCGACCAGGTCGCGCAGGAACGGTACGCCGTGATCCGCATCCCCGGTGACGACCCGATCGAGGTCGGCACCAGGCCGTCCGGTCAGGTCATCAGCTCCACGGAGAAGGGCGAGGAGGGCGAGACGGTCACCGTGCAGGAGCCGCGCTCCTCGGTGACCCGGGAGGTCGGCCGTACGCTCCTGATCATCGGCCTGGTGGCGCTGCTCGCGGTGATCGCCGCGGTGCTCCTCGCGATCCGGCAGGCCAACAAGCTGGCCTCGCCGCTCACCGACCTCGCCGAGACCGCCGAACGCCTCGGCTCCGGCGACCCCCGCCCCCGGCACAAGCGCTACGGCGTCCCCGAGCTGGACCGGGTCGCCGACGTGCTGGACTCCTCCGCCGAGCGGATCGCGCGGATGCTCACGGCGGAACGGCGCCTGGCCGCGGACGCCTCGCACCAGCTCCGTACACCGCTGACCGCGCTGTCGATGCGGCTGGAGGAGATCACCCTCACCGACGACCCGGACACGGTGAAGGAGGAGGCGAACGTCGCGCTCACGCAGGTGGAGCGGCTGACGGACGTGGTGGAACGGCTGCTGACGAACTCCCGGGACCCCCGGGCCGGCAACGCCGTCACCTTCGACCTCGACGAGGTCATCCAGCAGCAGCTCGCGGAGTGGCGGCCGGCGTACCGCAGCGCGGGCCGCGCGATCGTCAGCTCGGGCAAACGGCACCTCACGGCGGTCGGCACCCCGGGGGCGGTCGCCCAGGTCCTGGCCGCGCTGATCGAGAACTCCCTCATGCACGGCGGCGGCACGGTCGCGCTGCGCACGCGGGTCACCGGCAACCAGGCGGTCATCGAGGTCACCGACGAGGGTCCCGGCGTCCCCGCGGACCTCGGGGCGCGGATCTTCGAGCGCACGATCAGCGGCCGGAACTCCACGGGCATCGGGCTCGCGGTGGCCCGGGACCTCGCGGAGGCGGACGGGGGCCGCCTGGAGATGCTCCAGGCTCAGCCGCCGGTGTTCGGGCTGTTCCTGTCCCGGACGCCGCTGAAGTCGTCCCTGGCGGACGACGACGAGCCGATGGTGAGATGAGCGGCGGTGGGTCTTCGGGTGCGGGTCCGGTGGGGGCGGGCCCTTTGCGCAGTTCCCCGCGCCCCTAGAACCCCCCGCGACCCCGTGCGCCCCTGAAAACCCCCGTCAGAGGACTCGCTGGCGCGGGCGGAGTTTCCTGGCCGCCGCCTGCTCCGCCTCTTCCAGGAAGGATTCCGCGCTGGCCACGGCCTCGCGGGCCGGCAGGGTCTTGAAGACCCAGCTGCGGTAGGACCAGAAGCGGAACAGGGTCGCGATGCCGATGCCGACGAACTTGAAGATGTTGCTCTGGAGCGGGCTGTCCCAGCCGAAGCCGTAGGTCGCGGCGTACAGGATGCCGTTCTCGATGACCAGGCCGACCGCGCTGAACAGCAGGAACAGGGTCAGTTCCTTGGTGCGGCCGCTCTTGTCGCGGTCACGGTAGGTGAAGTACCGGAACCCGATGTAGTTGAAGACGATGGCCACGACCGTGGCGACGACACTCGCGCGGACCACCGGAAGGTCGGTGAGATGCCGGACGAGGTTGAAGACCAGGAGGTTGACGAGGAGACCCGCGCCGCCGACCGCACCGAATTTGGCGACCTCGCGCACGATCCTTCGCAGCCCTGAGGAACCATGTCCCATGGTTGTACAGTCCCCCAGTCGGGTCGGTCAGTCGAGTGAATTCGTCAACTCAGCCATGCTAACCATCCCCTCTACCCGTTGCCTGTGGATGAACTCACACACAGGGAAACAAGCTGGTAAGAGGACCGGTAAGAGGCGCGGAATCAAGCCGCCGTGGCGCGACCGATACCCTGGGGTCGTGACGTTCCCGGTAGTCGGCATGGTCGGCGGAGGCCAGCTCGCTCGTATGACACACGAGGCAGGCATCCCGCTCGGCATCAGGTTCAAGCTCCTCAGTGACACCCCTCAGGATTCCGCGGCGCAGGTGGTGAGCGATGTCGTCATCGGCGACTATCGCGACCTCGACACGCTCCGAGAGTTCGCGAAGGGCTGCGACGTGATCACCTTCGATCACGAACACGTACCCACCGAGCACCTCAGAGCCCTGGAGGCGGACGGCATCCCCGTGCGCCCCGGCCCCGACGCGCTCGTGCACGCCCAGGACAAGGGCGTGATGCGGGCGCGGCTCGACGCGATCGGCGTGCCGTGCCCCCGGCACCGGATCGTCAGCGATCCCCAGGACGTGGCGGCCTTCGCGGCGGAAGGGCTCCCCGAAGGCGCGGAGGGCGACGGCTTCCCCGTCGTCCTCAAGACCGTCCGCGGCGGCTACGACGGCAAGGGCGTGTGGGTCGTGGACTCCGTCGAGGAGGCCGCCGACCCCTTCCGGGCCGGTGTCCCCGTCCTCGCCGAGGAGAAGGTCGACTACGTCCGCGAGCTCGCCGCCAACGTCGTACGGTCGCCGCACGGCCAGGCCGTCGCCTACCCGGTCGTCGAGTCCCAGCAGGTCAACGGGGTGTGCGACACCGTGATCGCCCCCGCGCCCGACCTGGACGGGACCCTCGCGCTCAAGGCCGAGGAGATGGCGCTGAACATCGCCAAGGAACTGGACGTCGTCGGCCACCTCGCCGTCGAGCTGTTCCAGACCCGCGACGGCCGCATCCTCGTCAACGAACTCGCGATGCGCCCG
Above is a window of Streptomyces griseorubiginosus DNA encoding:
- a CDS encoding ATP-binding protein, with product MSTTRPYPPGDRDPEPDASAEVPEGQQIRRLSFDGASAVVPLARDFTREALYAWGWLPAATADQRAAAEDVLLVVSELVTNACLHAEGPDRLWISCDRKVIRVEVSDKGAGQPAPRSPHRAGRPGGHGMFIVQRLCLDWGVVRSPGEAGKTVWAELGAPA
- a CDS encoding LPXTG cell wall anchor domain-containing protein, whose protein sequence is MSYPKRTAALASVAALAGSAVLMTAPAARAEVVNVNYQCKTPIGDKSAVSPIDIKGVKSGGGYKITMSWQKGVSSSPVDLGKGAMNPSATIRLGGADSGTMNVTGPANQAVVPANTPIKINDLTGTYTPKKSGKVTFTAGVLTIKALGTTTTCTPTNSPGASLTLDVTAASGSTGGTGSTDGGTQSDSGTGAALPQTGPEDSAIALGTLGGTVLLAGAAGALWLTRRNQAARAHR
- a CDS encoding GtrA family protein translates to MGHGSSGLRRIVREVAKFGAVGGAGLLVNLLVFNLVRHLTDLPVVRASVVATVVAIVFNYIGFRYFTYRDRDKSGRTKELTLFLLFSAVGLVIENGILYAATYGFGWDSPLQSNIFKFVGIGIATLFRFWSYRSWVFKTLPAREAVASAESFLEEAEQAAARKLRPRQRVL
- a CDS encoding ATP-binding protein, which produces MRRRLIQSTLAVVLVVIAVFGVSLVIVETRTISNSAQERVDSEAIRLAGIVDSRLFAAEDVTAEILRDQVAQERYAVIRIPGDDPIEVGTRPSGQVISSTEKGEEGETVTVQEPRSSVTREVGRTLLIIGLVALLAVIAAVLLAIRQANKLASPLTDLAETAERLGSGDPRPRHKRYGVPELDRVADVLDSSAERIARMLTAERRLAADASHQLRTPLTALSMRLEEITLTDDPDTVKEEANVALTQVERLTDVVERLLTNSRDPRAGNAVTFDLDEVIQQQLAEWRPAYRSAGRAIVSSGKRHLTAVGTPGAVAQVLAALIENSLMHGGGTVALRTRVTGNQAVIEVTDEGPGVPADLGARIFERTISGRNSTGIGLAVARDLAEADGGRLEMLQAQPPVFGLFLSRTPLKSSLADDDEPMVR
- a CDS encoding response regulator transcription factor, which codes for MTRVLLAEDDASISEPLARALRREGYEVEVREDGPTALDAGMQGGIDLVVLDLGLPGMDGLEVARRLRAEGHAVPILILTARADEVDTVVGLDAGADDYVTKPFRLAELLARVRALLRRGAAEPAQPPATHGVRIDVESHRAWMGDEELQLTAKEFDLLRVLVRDAGRVVTRDQLMREVWDTTWWSSTKTLDMHISWLRKKLGDDAANPRYIATVRGVGFRFEKS
- a CDS encoding RNA polymerase sigma factor SigF, which encodes MSPRLDASHTHQATSTSPPEHLNPIEQDSEGDVLAGLPEIPPFEEVGAVDARALSKTLFARLESLEEGTHEYSYVRNTLVELNLALVKFAASRFRSRSEPMEDIIQVGTIGLIKAIDRFELSRGVEFPTFAMPTIVGEIKRFFRDTSWSVRVPRRLQELRLDLAKAGDELAQQLDRAPTVAELAERLGLSRDEVVEGMAASNAYTASSLDAQPEEDDSEGALADRIGYEDHGIEGIEYVESLKPLIAELPSRDRTILSLRFVAGMTQSEIGEELGISQMHVSRLLSRTLVKLRKGLTVEE
- a CDS encoding oligopeptide:H+ symporter, with amino-acid sequence MASSLTKDSVTPGTPGSDKAFFGHPRGLATLFLTEMWERFSYYGMKALLTVYLLSGGPDAGKGSMGGGLAMDLATTTVIVSVYSAMVYLLAMPGGWLGDRVWGPRKTVAIAAVTIMAGHITLALPGGQAPFFAGLALVAAGSGLLKANISTMVGHLYDGPDDPRRDGGFTIFYMGINAGAFFAPLAIGTVGQEVSWHLGFGMAAVGMAVGLAAFLIGTRSLSPQSSVVPKPLAAEERAAWLRKGLFWVIAATVFYGVVGFTGHFTLNWAMIPLTVIGLVVPAGVLLRIKRDKELTAGEQSKMSGYIWFFVAAAVFWMIYDQGASTVQAFGSNDQKTAGSLLGFDFPTSWYQSLNPLFIMALAPVFAWLWVWLNRKGKEPSTIVKFSMGLVLIGVSFFFFLIPIAMAANGTAVSPMWLVGIYFIQTVGELCLSPVGLSVTTKMAPAKYASQMMGVWFLAVTAGDSITSLLSNPAIAGVDLSGTAAVFGEAALAVLAGFAVWMYRRKVKSLMGDVR
- a CDS encoding STAS domain-containing protein, producing MDRGTVGSAQSGRLLVEVRQEGSSAVVTPAGELDHHTADLLREPLEECLAKGKSRLVVDCTRLEFCDSTGLNVLLGARLKAEAAGGGVHLAGMLPVVARVFEITGADAVFAVHDTLDEALADETDD
- a CDS encoding 5-(carboxyamino)imidazole ribonucleotide synthase; the protein is MTFPVVGMVGGGQLARMTHEAGIPLGIRFKLLSDTPQDSAAQVVSDVVIGDYRDLDTLREFAKGCDVITFDHEHVPTEHLRALEADGIPVRPGPDALVHAQDKGVMRARLDAIGVPCPRHRIVSDPQDVAAFAAEGLPEGAEGDGFPVVLKTVRGGYDGKGVWVVDSVEEAADPFRAGVPVLAEEKVDYVRELAANVVRSPHGQAVAYPVVESQQVNGVCDTVIAPAPDLDGTLALKAEEMALNIAKELDVVGHLAVELFQTRDGRILVNELAMRPHNSGHWSMDGAITSQFANHVRAVLDLPLGDPRPRAKWTVMVNVLGGDFPDMYSAYLHCMARDPQLKIHMYGKDVKPGRKVGHVNTYGDDLDDVLERARHAAGYLRGTITE